One window of Nocardia sp. NBC_00508 genomic DNA carries:
- a CDS encoding nitrite/sulfite reductase — MTSSIDGGPTDQPTPESRPGHHARADRPASERRVRPDRPRREAPAGPRVRTGKPVRRKAEGQWALGYREPLNPNEQSKKDDNPLNVRTRIENIYSKTGFDGIDKGDLRGRFRWWGLYTQREQGYDGSWTGDENIDLLEAEYFMMRIRCDAGALNVAQLRTLGQISTEFARDTADLSDRENVQYHWIEVENVPEIWKRIEAVGLKTTEACGDCPRVVLGSPLAGESLTEIIDPTPAIEEIVRRYIGKKEYSNLPRKFKTAISGQQDVVHEINDVAFVGVEHPEHGPGLDLWVGGGLSTNPMLAQRVGVWVPLDEVPDVWEGVVALFRDYGYRRLRTKARLKFLVKDWGIEKFRQVLEDEYLKRKLIDGPAPEQPTKPIDHVGVQRLRNGLNAVGFSPIAGRVSGTILTKVADAVERIGSDRIRFTPYQKLIVLDVADDKVDALIDELEPLGLQARPSLWRRNLMACSGIEFCKLSFAETRKRSQVLVPELEERLADLNAQLDVPITININGCPNSCARSQIADIGFKGQLVDDGAGNQVEGFQVHLGGSLGFDSAFGRKLRQHKVTTGELGDYIERVVRNFVKHREDGERFAQWAVRADEADLR, encoded by the coding sequence ATGACGTCGAGCATCGACGGCGGTCCGACCGATCAGCCCACGCCCGAATCCCGGCCGGGGCACCACGCGCGCGCCGACCGCCCCGCCTCCGAGCGGCGCGTCCGCCCGGACCGCCCGCGTCGCGAGGCGCCCGCCGGGCCGCGCGTCCGCACCGGCAAGCCCGTGCGCCGCAAGGCCGAGGGCCAGTGGGCGCTGGGCTACCGCGAGCCGCTGAACCCGAACGAACAGTCCAAGAAGGACGACAACCCGCTCAACGTCCGCACCCGGATCGAGAACATCTACTCGAAGACCGGTTTCGACGGCATCGACAAGGGCGACCTGCGCGGCCGCTTCCGCTGGTGGGGTCTGTACACCCAGCGCGAGCAGGGCTACGACGGCAGCTGGACCGGCGACGAGAACATCGACCTCCTCGAAGCCGAGTACTTCATGATGCGCATCCGCTGCGACGCCGGCGCGCTGAACGTCGCGCAGCTACGCACCCTCGGGCAGATCTCCACCGAATTCGCGCGCGACACCGCCGATCTCTCCGATCGCGAGAACGTGCAGTACCACTGGATCGAGGTGGAGAACGTCCCCGAGATCTGGAAGCGGATCGAGGCGGTCGGCCTGAAGACCACCGAGGCGTGCGGCGACTGCCCGCGCGTGGTGCTCGGTTCCCCGCTGGCGGGCGAGTCGCTGACCGAGATCATCGACCCCACGCCCGCGATCGAGGAGATCGTGCGCCGCTACATCGGCAAGAAGGAGTACTCCAACCTGCCGCGCAAGTTCAAGACGGCGATCTCCGGCCAGCAGGACGTCGTGCACGAGATCAACGACGTCGCGTTCGTCGGCGTGGAGCACCCCGAACACGGCCCCGGCTTGGACCTGTGGGTAGGCGGCGGCCTGTCCACCAATCCGATGCTCGCGCAGCGGGTGGGCGTCTGGGTGCCGCTGGACGAGGTTCCCGACGTGTGGGAGGGCGTCGTCGCGTTGTTCCGCGACTACGGCTACCGCCGCCTGCGCACCAAGGCCAGGCTGAAGTTCCTGGTCAAGGACTGGGGCATCGAGAAGTTCCGTCAGGTGCTCGAAGACGAGTATCTGAAGCGCAAGCTGATCGACGGACCCGCACCGGAGCAGCCGACCAAGCCGATCGACCACGTCGGCGTGCAGCGGCTGCGCAACGGGCTCAACGCCGTCGGCTTCTCCCCCATCGCGGGCCGGGTGTCGGGCACCATCCTGACCAAGGTCGCCGACGCGGTGGAGCGGATCGGTTCCGACCGCATCCGGTTCACCCCGTACCAGAAACTGATCGTGCTCGATGTTGCCGACGACAAGGTCGACGCGCTGATCGACGAGCTGGAACCACTCGGCTTGCAGGCCCGGCCGTCGCTGTGGCGGCGCAACCTGATGGCCTGCTCCGGCATCGAGTTCTGCAAGCTGTCCTTCGCCGAGACGCGCAAGCGGTCCCAGGTGCTGGTGCCCGAACTGGAGGAGCGGCTGGCGGATCTCAACGCGCAGCTGGATGTTCCGATCACCATCAACATCAACGGCTGCCCGAACTCCTGCGCCCGCTCGCAGATCGCCGACATCGGCTTCAAGGGCCAGTTGGTCGACGACGGCGCCGGGAATCAGGTGGAGGGTTTCCAGGTTCACCTCGGTGGCAGCCTGGGCTTCGACAGCGCCTTCGGACGCAAGCTGCGCCAGCACAAGGTGACCACCGGCGAGCTCGGCGACTACATCGAGCGGGTGGTGCGCAACTTCGTCAAGCACCGCGAGGACGGCGAACGATTCGCGCAGTGGGCGGTACGCGCCGACGAGGCCGACCTGAGATAA
- a CDS encoding Ms4527A family Cys-rich leader peptide, with translation MRALGVRLVARRHVDYKRVCSACCLPGSLR, from the coding sequence ATGCGCGCTTTGGGAGTACGACTTGTGGCACGTCGCCACGTCGATTACAAGCGCGTCTGCAGCGCCTGCTGTCTGCCCGGTTCCCTCCGGTAG
- a CDS encoding phosphoadenylyl-sulfate reductase, with translation MTTELAEKLSEDELRAIAARGAAELDGASATELLQWTENTFGSNYIVASNMQDAVLVHLAAQIRAGVDVLFLDTGYHFAETIGTRDAVEAVYGVNVVNAEPEHTVAEQDQLLGKDLFAREPNECCRLRKVVPLRKSLAGYNAWATGIRRVEAPTRANAPLISFDEAFGLVKINPIAPWSDDEMQEYIATHGILVNPLVEEGYPSIGCAPCTRKPEPGSDPRSGRWAGLAKTECGLHQS, from the coding sequence GTGACAACCGAACTCGCGGAAAAGCTGTCCGAGGACGAACTGCGCGCCATCGCCGCGCGCGGGGCCGCTGAACTCGACGGCGCCTCGGCCACCGAACTGCTGCAGTGGACCGAGAACACCTTCGGTTCCAACTACATCGTGGCCTCGAACATGCAGGACGCGGTGCTGGTGCATTTGGCCGCCCAGATCCGCGCCGGGGTGGACGTGCTCTTCTTGGACACCGGCTACCACTTCGCCGAGACCATCGGCACGCGCGACGCGGTGGAGGCGGTGTACGGGGTGAACGTGGTCAACGCCGAGCCGGAACACACGGTCGCCGAACAGGATCAGCTGCTCGGCAAGGATCTGTTCGCCCGCGAACCCAACGAGTGCTGCCGGTTGCGCAAGGTCGTCCCGCTGCGGAAGTCGCTCGCCGGGTACAACGCCTGGGCCACCGGCATCCGCCGGGTGGAGGCCCCGACGCGGGCCAACGCGCCGCTCATCTCGTTCGACGAGGCGTTCGGACTGGTGAAGATCAACCCGATCGCGCCGTGGTCCGACGACGAGATGCAGGAATACATCGCCACGCACGGCATCCTCGTCAACCCCCTGGTGGAGGAGGGGTATCCGTCCATCGGCTGCGCTCCGTGCACACGGAAGCCGGAGCCGGGATCCGATCCGCGAAGCGGCCGATGGGCCGGCCTCGCCAAGACCGAATGCGGGTTGCATCAATCATGA
- the cysD gene encoding sulfate adenylyltransferase subunit CysD, with protein MRVASIMTDTIRSERSLGISDFDTLAALESESIHIFREVAGEFERPVILFSGGKDSTVLLHLALKAFWPAPLPFALLHVDTGHNLPEVLEFRDKVVERYDLRLHVAKVEDYLADGRLTERPDGIRNPLQTIPLLDAISENRFDAVFGGGRRDEERSRAKERIFSLRNAFGQWDPKRQRPELWNLYNGRHAPGEHVRVFPLSNWTELDIWRYIAREDIDLASIYYAHERPVYLRDGMWMTPGVWGGPRDGEVLETRSVRYRTVGDGSSTGAIISDAADNEAILAEVAASRLTERGATRGDDRVSEAAMEDRKREGYF; from the coding sequence ATGCGGGTTGCATCAATCATGACCGACACCATCCGAAGCGAACGTTCCCTCGGCATCAGCGATTTCGACACACTCGCCGCGCTGGAGTCCGAGTCGATCCACATCTTCCGCGAGGTGGCCGGCGAATTCGAGCGGCCGGTGATCCTGTTCTCCGGCGGCAAGGACTCCACCGTGCTGCTGCACTTGGCGCTCAAGGCGTTCTGGCCCGCGCCGCTGCCGTTCGCGCTGCTGCACGTGGACACCGGGCACAACCTGCCCGAGGTGCTGGAGTTCCGGGACAAGGTGGTCGAACGCTACGACCTGCGCCTGCACGTGGCCAAGGTGGAGGACTACCTGGCCGACGGCCGCCTCACCGAGCGTCCCGACGGAATCCGCAACCCGCTGCAGACCATCCCGCTGCTGGACGCGATCAGCGAGAACCGGTTCGACGCCGTGTTCGGCGGCGGCCGCCGCGACGAGGAACGCTCGCGGGCGAAAGAGCGGATCTTCTCGCTGCGCAACGCTTTCGGGCAGTGGGATCCGAAGCGGCAGCGTCCCGAGCTGTGGAACTTGTACAACGGGCGCCACGCGCCGGGCGAGCACGTGCGCGTGTTCCCGCTGAGCAACTGGACCGAGCTGGACATCTGGCGCTACATCGCTCGCGAGGACATCGACCTGGCGAGCATCTACTACGCGCACGAGCGTCCGGTGTATCTGCGCGACGGCATGTGGATGACCCCCGGCGTGTGGGGCGGTCCGCGCGACGGCGAGGTGCTGGAGACCCGGTCGGTGCGCTACCGCACCGTCGGCGACGGATCCTCCACCGGCGCCATCATTTCCGACGCGGCCGACAACGAGGCGATCCTCGCCGAGGTCGCCGCGTCCCGACTGACCGAACGCGGCGCCACGCGCGGCGACGACCGCGTGTC